In Syngnathus scovelli strain Florida chromosome 11, RoL_Ssco_1.2, whole genome shotgun sequence, one DNA window encodes the following:
- the LOC125977407 gene encoding elastase-1-like, giving the protein MLRFVLLTTLAALVLAELEPQPRFLEDDEAQERVVGGEVARANSWPWQISLQYKSGSNFYHTCGGTLIKRGWVMTAAHCVDRSRTWRVVLGDHNINSQEGREQYMSVSRVHIHPRWNPNSVAGGFDIALLHLSSEASLNTYVQLGALPPSGQILPHNNACYITGWGRTQTGGQLSAQLKQAYLPVVDHKTCSSYGWWGSTVKNSMVCAGGGSESGCQGDSGGPLNCSVNGRWVVHGVTSFVSSSGCNAYRKPTVFTRVSDYISWMNGIMG; this is encoded by the exons ATGTTGAGGTTTGTGTTGCTGACCACTCTGGCCGCACTGG TGCTGGCTGAGCTGGAGCCCCAGCCCAGGTTCTTGGAGGATGACGAAGCCCAAGAGAGAGTCGTAGGAGGCGAGGTGGCCAGAGCCAATTCTTGGCCCTGGCAG ATCTCTCTTCAGTACAAATCTGGCAGCAACTTCTACCACACGTGTGGAGGAACTCTGATTAAGAGAGGCTGGGTGATGACCGCCGCTCACTGCGTTGACCG TTCCAGGACTTGGCGtgtggttctgggagaccacaaCATCAACAGCCAGGAAGGCAGAGAGCAGTACATGAGCGTGAGTCGCGTCCACATTCACCCCAGGTGGAACCCCAACAGCGTTGCCGGAGG GTTTGACATTGCTCTGCTGCATCTGTCTTCTGAGGCAAGCCTCAATACTTACGTCCAGCTGggtgccctccctccctctggtCAGATCCTGCCCCACAACAACGCCTGTTACATCACCGGATGGGGACGCACCCAGA CTGGAGGTCAGCTGTCTGCCCAGCTGAAGCAAGCCTACCTCCCTGTGGTGGACCACAAGACGTGCTCCAGCTATGGATGGTGGGGCAGCACGGTCAAGAACTCCATGGTCTGTGCCGGTGGAGGCAGTGAGTCCGGTTGCCAG GGTGACTCGGGCGGCCCTCTGAACTGCAGCGTGAACGGCAGGTGGGTGGTGCACGGCGTGACCAGCTTCGTGTCGTCGTCCGGCTGCAACGCTTACAGGAAGCCCACGGTCTTCACCCGCGTGTCCGACTACATCAGCTGGATGAACGGC atAATGGGTTGA
- the LOC125977409 gene encoding elastase-1-like: MLRFLLLTTLTALVLAELEPQPRYLEDVSERVVGGEVARPNSWPWQISLQYKSGSRFYHTCGGTLIERGWVMTAAHCVDSQRTWRVVLGEHDLNSNSGMEQVMSVSRVYVHPRWNSNNVVGGYDIALLRLSGEASLNSYVQLGSLPPSQQILPHNNRCYITGWGRTSTGGNLSPQLKQAYLPLVGHATCTSSSWWGSSIKTTMVCAGGASESGCNGDSGGPLNCLVNGKYYVHGIASFVSGYGCNAVRKPTVFTRVSAYIEWMDSIMM; encoded by the exons ATGTTGAGGTTTTTGCTCTTGACAACTTTGACAGCCCTGG TGCTGGCTGAGCTGGAGCCCCAGCCCAGGTATCTGGAGGACGTCTCGGAGAGGGTGGTTGGAGGCGAGGTGGCACGGCCCAACTCCTGGCCCTGGCAG ATTTCCCTTCAGTACAAATCTGGCAGCAGATTCTACCACACCTGCGGGGGAACGCTCATTGAGAGAGGCTGGGTCATGACCGCTGCTCACTGCGTGGACAG TCAAAGGACGTGGCGTGTGGTTCTTGGCGAGcacgacctgaacagcaacagcgGCATGGAGCAGGTCATGAGCGTCAGCCGTGTCTACGTCCATCCCAGATGGAATTCTAACAACGTGGTTGGCGG CTACGACATCGCCCTGCTGCGCCTGTCTGGCGAGGCCTCCCTCAACTCCTACGTGCAGCTGGGCTCCCTGCCGCCTTCCCAACAGATCCTGCCCCACAACAACCGTTGCTACATCACCGGATGGGGACGCACCTCCA CCGGCGGCAACCTGTCCCCGCAACTGAAACAAGCCTACCTTCCCCTGGTGGGCCACGCGACCTGTACAAGCTCCAGCTGGTGGGGCAGCAGCATCAAGACCACCATGGTGTGCGCCGGTGGTGCTTCTGAGTCCGGATGCAAC GGCGACTCCGGCGGCCCTCTCAACTGCCTGGTGAACGGAAAATACTACGTACACGGTATCGCCAGCTTTGTGTCCGGCTATGGATGCAACGCTGTCAGGAAGCCCACCGTCTTCACTCGCGTTTCCGCCTACATCGAATGGATGGACTCA aTCATGATGTAA